One Kazachstania africana CBS 2517 chromosome 9, complete genome genomic region harbors:
- the HSP60 gene encoding chaperone ATPase HSP60 (similar to Saccharomyces cerevisiae HSP60 (YLR259C); ancestral locus Anc_6.47), giving the protein MLRTQVLRAQRSTTTRRLINRSYSSFKEIRFGVEARASLLKGVETLADAVSSTLGPKGRNVLIEQSFGSPKITKDGVTVAKAITLEDKFENMGAKLLQEVASKTNEAAGDGTTSATVLGKAIFTESVKNVAAGCNPMDLRRGSQIAVEKVIDFLTKNKKEITTSEEIAQVATISANGDSHVGKLLASAMEKVGKEGVITIREGRTLEDELEVTEGMRFDRGFISPYFITDTKSNKVEFEKPLLLLSEKKISSIQDILPALELSNQSRRPLLIVAEDIDGEALAACILNKLRGQVKVCAVKAPGFGDNRKNTLGDIAILTGSTVFTEELDLKPENCTLEHLGSCDSITVTKEDTVVLNGNGSKEAIEERIEQIKNSIDLTTTNSYEKEKLQERLAKLSGGVAVIRVGGSSEVEVGEKKDRYDDALNATRAAVEQGILPGGGTALVKAARILDDIQVENFDQKLGVDIIKKAITKPAKQIIDNAGEEGSVIVGKLLDEYGDSFTKGYDSAKGEYTDMLDAGIIDPFKVVKSGLVDASGVASLLATTEVAIVDAPEPAGPAPGGMPGMGGMPGMM; this is encoded by the coding sequence ATGTTGAGAACACAAGTCCTACGTGCGCAACGTTCCACTACCACAAGAAGATTAATCAATCGTTCTTACTCCTCATTTAAGGAGATCAGATTCGGTGTAGAGGCAAGAGCTTCTCTTTTAAAAGGTGTCGAAACTTTAGCTGATGCCGTCTCTTCCACCTTGGGTCCAAAGGGTAGAAACGTTCTCATTGAACAATCTTTCGGTTCTCCAAAGATCACTAAGGATGGTGTCACTGTAGCAAAGGCAATCACTcttgaagataaatttgaaaatatggGTGCTAAATTACTACAAGAAGTCGCTTCAAAGACAAATGAAGCTGCTGGTGACGGTACCACTTCTGCTACTGTATTAGGTAAGGCAATTTTCACTGAATCAGTCAAAAACGTCGCTGCTGGTTGTAACCCAATGGATTTAAGAAGAGGTTCTCAAATTGCCGTTGAAAAAGtcattgatttcttaactaagaataaaaaggaaatcACCACTTCCGAAGAAATTGCTCAAGTTGCCACCATTTCAGCTAATGGTGATTCCCACGTTGGTAAATTATTGGCTTCTGCAATGGAAAAAGTTGGTAAAGAAGGTGTTATCACTATTAGAGAAGGAAGAACCcttgaagatgaattagaagTCACCGAAGGTATGAGATTTGACCGTGGTTTCATCTCTCCTTATTTCATCACCGACACCAAATCTAATAAAGTTGAATTCGAAAAAcctttattattattgagtgaaaagaaaatttcatccaTTCAGGACATTTTACCAGCTTTGGAATTGTCTAACCAAAGTAGAAGACCATTATTGATCGTTGCTGAAGATATCGATGGTGAAGCTTTAGCTGCTTGTATCTTGAACAAATTAAGAGGTCAAGTTAAAGTATGTGCCGTCAAGGCTCCAGGATTCGGTGATAACAGAAAGAATACTCTGGGCGATATTGCTATCTTAACCGGTAGTACCGTCTTCACTGAAGAATTAGATTTGAAACCAGAAAACTGCACTTTGGAACATCTGGGTTCTTGCGATTCCATTACCGTTACAAAGGAAGATACCGTTGTGCTAAATGGAAACGGTTCTAAAGAAGCCATCGAAGAAAGAATCGAACAGATCAAAAACTCAATTGATCTAACCACTACCAATTCTTACGAAAAGGAAAAACTACAAGAACGTTTAGCCAAATTATCTGGTGGTGTTGCCGTGATCAGAGTTGGTGGTTCTTCGGAAGTTGAAGTCGGTGAAAAGAAGGACCGTTACGATGACGCTTTGAATGCCACCAGAGCCGCCGTCGAACAGGGTATCTTACCAGGTGGTGGTACCGCTTTAGTTAAAGCCGCTAGAATCTTGGATGATATCCAAGTAGAAAATTTCGATCAAAAATTAGGTGTCGATATTATCAAGAAGGCTATTACTAAACCTGCAAAACAAATTATTGACAATGCTGGTGAAGAAGGCTCTGTAATCGTTGGCAAATTACTCGATGAATACGGAGATTCTTTCACTAAAGGTTACGACTCCGCAAAGGGAGAATACACTGACATGTTGGATGCTGGTATCATCGATCCATTCAAGGTTGTCAAATCTGGTTTAGTTGACGCTTCTGGTGTGGCTTCATTATTAGCCACTACAGAAGTTGCTATCGTTGACGCTCCAGAACCTGCTGGCCCAGCCCCTGGTGGTATGCCAGGTATGGGAGGTATGCCAGGTATGATGTAG
- the KAFR0I01770 gene encoding uncharacterized protein: MTNVTDSDEADDSRSNSSTGITSKIRKQLNFTDDSKWKQFSSRRLELIDKFNLSERKASEQDQPIKQIAHILRTEFNYPLPTSNKFEKLVTAAVQSVRRNRKRSIKRRNVALMKKNASLNNPRSTITDFDNEFSSNVSSSSTSPTPSNIPLNNGTPDRTCNFRGPSIVSINASTKLQPILHKPSLASKKSSSPPLLSNNIQNINGKYSLPLPLPLQNKLDIPFTHNQAINTIKIPSCVIQPKLSSITTSDTSYYSKVLKSMISELLDNVVPLSEQEEKDKLTSNNLANILSDVNQTGNSYLKQSEIPFFLKKQILRKIQQSKTCSGISKASDNLITDITFANLKILGKSSLKISLSYILERFFNNDSKSMEYILEKFWDQTNLSQLAVNLFQSSMKNYKIQDYPINDLQTHLLYLLIGSIIKDFGFDDTLYQLGEIAYSNIMIRYPLTSSRNTAIYSTLPMNPEKANEKLNKSVIIKYKDSFQEFNFNLLTNSPPTIMEILENCSKLFKIEDFKKFGIFHNNELTENDGQLNQLFKDLNCLKLSLELREIQ, from the coding sequence ATGACTAATGTAACAGATAGTGATGAGGCCGATGATTCAAGGAGTAATTCATCAACTGGCATCACCAGTAAGATAAGAAAGCAACTGAATTTTACCGACGATTCTAAATGGAAACAATTCTCAAGTAGAAGATTAGaattaattgataaatttaacCTTAGTGAACGTAAAGCGAGTGAACAAGATCAACCTATAAAACAAATTGCTCATATCCTAAGAACAGAATTCAATTATCCACTCCCGACTTCGAATAAATTCGAAAAATTGGTAACAGCTGCTGTTCAATCAgtaagaagaaatagaaagCGTTCCATAAAGAGACGTAATGTGGCCcttatgaagaaaaatgcaAGTTTAAATAATCCTCGAAGTACAATAACGGATTTCGACAATGAATTCAGTTCAAACGTATCTTCAAGCTCAACTTCCCCAACTCCTTCCAATATCCCTTTAAATAACGGTACGCCAGATCGTACCTGTAATTTCCGCGGTCCATCCATTGTATCCATAAATGCATCAACTAAACTTCAACCAATCTTACATAAACCGTCTTTAGCAAGtaaaaaatcatcatcaccacCATTGttatctaataatattcaaaatattaatgGTAAATACTCTTTACCGTTGCCTTTGCCGttacaaaataaattaGACATACCGTTTACACACAACCAAGCAATAAATACAATCAAAATCCCCTCATGCGTAATTCAGCCAAAATTATCGTCGATTACAACGTCAGATACGAGTTATTATTCCAAAGtattaaaatcaatgatatCTGAACTGCTCGATAATGTTGTACCACTTTCTGAacaagaagagaaagacaAATTGACATCAAATAATCTGGCTAATATTTTATCAGATGTGAATCAAACAGGAAATAGCTATTTAAAACAATCAGAGAtcccattttttttgaaaaaacaaataCTGCGAAAGATTCAACAATCAAAGACATGCTCTGGCATATCAAAAGCTTCAGATAATTTAATTACTGACATTACTTTTgccaatttgaaaattttgggcaaatcatctttaaaaatttcattgtcCTATATCTTGGAGcgatttttcaataatgattcaaaatcaatggaATATATTTTAGAGAAATTCTGGGATCAAACAAATCTGTCGCAACTAGCGGTAAATCTTTTTCAGTCctcaatgaaaaattataaaatacAAGATTACCCAATTAATGACCTTCAGACTCATCTGTTATATCTTTTAATTggttcaataataaaagattttggATTCGATGATACGTTATACCAATTGGGCGAAATTGCCTATAGTAATATCATGATTAGATATCCCCTTACATCATCAAGAAATACAGCCATCTATTCAACATTACCAATGAATCCAGAAAAggcaaatgaaaaattaaataaatctgtcattattaaatataaagattCTTTCCAAGAATTTaacttcaatttattaacCAACAGTCCGCCAACAATAATGGAAATTCTAGAAAACTGTTCCAAGctatttaaaattgaagactttaaaaaatttggtatcTTTCACAACAATGAATTGACCGAAAATGATGGACAACTCAACCAgttattcaaagatttgaattGCCTGAAATTGTCATTAGAATTACGCGAAATTCAGTAA
- the KAFR0I01780 gene encoding uncharacterized protein, translating into MGLLSHSLISKAFLLSCVFAYAFATYSFSGNTAIDGITFFPLAASVTSGSTLLIQSGILHYFLSTLTNYGKLYICETSSWDIGMSVLGYGSFYNYGTFMVDDTEALTAVNVKFSGDVFTNDGDIFVTSKGYLLNGATVKFTSSDWTNTGLININQDSGSALLSDVELGGGDKWIIFGQDHIVNTGTICVTNVKYNQYAAMSGQGCIDVGEDAVLYLDHTIPRDMSSQTIFMSSSSSTVTIKNTLGYSTLTVRGFGDGNVINFPFVIIYHSYNSSSGILTVVSAALLMYIDIGTGYDSNDFELTNNGLILFGAIKYTGSVPDSTRPSVCSVCTAAPSCSDITASSYSTMSNSFTEVTLPDAYTTTVSDESETATELISFYYTTDNGGSSIIDATTYIVSGSSIMEMSSGVVSSNASHSTIIEPSTSATVSISSTAITTSDSTESVAVSEGVSTSVDNGKTVTVTVGESSTTTASSASSAFSSSVSSAPASSSSSSSGAAALTTYTTTATNGGSTSTYVVVEYTTTDSVGATLTSEVTYTVGAESTETLSAYTTTIVSGGTSETVVVSEYVTVDSEGSVYTTCTTYEVGASGSGSSYTTTVTAGVSTEVVVICTCTLTKSNGETVSTLTTFPATSTPTDMSGESYTTTLVHGGTVTEYVMCDYESTNSAGAVVTSHSTVSTIAAGNDYTTTVVSNGVTSTVTVCECTFTNAQGATYVSHSTRSATETQPLATEAAEAKSSSQGTTTVTAVQSVADTTTKIETLTASSKAVSEAVTTAAQVSAYEGKAANLKLGGLFIALASTFFLFV; encoded by the coding sequence ATGGGGTTACTCAGTCACTCGCTCATCAGCAAAGCCTTTTTGCTATCATGTGTTTTCGCTTACGCATTTGCTACTTACAGCTTTAGTGGTAATACTGCCATTGACGGTATTACCTTTTTCCCATTGGCTGCTTCAGTTACTTCGGGTTCTACATTGCTCATCCAGTCTGGTATTCTTCACTATTTCTTATCCACACTAACTAATTACGGTAAATTATACATCTGCGAAACTAGCAGTTGGGATATTGGTATGAGTGTTTTAGGTTACGGTAGCTTTTACAATTACGGTACTTTCATGGTTGACGATACCGAGGCCTTAACTGCTGTTAACGTCAAATTTAGTGGTGATGTCTTTACGAACGATGGTGATATTTTTGTTACAAGTAAGGGCTATTTACTTAACGGTGCTACAGTTAAGTTTACTAGCAGTGATTGGACCAATACTGGTTTAATCAACATCAACCAAGACAGTGGTTCTGCATTACTAAGCGATGTTGAATTGGGTGGTGGTGACAAATGGATCATCTTTGGTCAAGATCACATTGTTAACACTGGTACTATTTGTGTCACTAATGTCAAATATAACCAATACGCTGCCATGAGTGGTCAAGGTTGTATCGATGTTGGTGAAGATGCAGTTCTATACCTTGACCATACTATTCCACGTGATATGTCATCTCAAACCATCTTCATGTCTAGTTCATCTTCTACTGTCACCATCAAGAACACTCTTGGTTACAGTACCTTGACTGTTAGAGGATTCGGTGACGGCAACGTTATCAACTTCCCATTCGTGATTATTTATCACAGTTACAACTCTTCAAGCGGTATTTTAACTGTTGTCAGCGCTGCTTTATTGATGTACATTGACATCGGTACTGGTTATGACTCCAACGACTTTGAATTAACCAACAACGGTTTAATCCTATTTGGTGCTATTAAATACACTGGCTCTGTCCCAGACTCTACCCGTCCAAGTGTCTGTTCCGTTTGTACTGCTGCTCCATCATGCTCCGACATCACCGCATCGTCATACAGCACCATGTCCAACTCTTTCACCGAAGTTACTCTTCCAGATGCTTACACTACTACTGTATCCGATGAAAGTGAAACTGCTACCGAATTGATCTCCTTCTACTATACCACAGACAACGGTGGAAGTAGTATCATTGATGCTACTACATACATTGTCAGTGGAAGTTCCATTATGGAAATGAGTTCAGGTGTTGTCAGTTCTAATGCTTCCCATTCCACTATTATCGAACCATCTACTAGTGCCACTGTTTCTATCTCCTCTACCGCTATCACTACTAGTGACTCTACAGAAAGTGTAGCTGTCTCTGAAGGTGTTAGTACCTCAGTTGACAATGGTAAGACAGTTACCGTGACTGTTGGTGAATCTTCTACTACGACTGCTTCATCTGCTTCATCAGCTTTTTCGTCCTCTGTTTCTTCTGCTCCTGCTTCATCctcatcttcctcttctggTGCTGCTGCTCTCACTACCTACACAACTACAGCCACTAACGGGGGTTCAACTTCCACCTATGTTGTAGTTGAATACACCACTACTGATTCAGTAGGTGCAACTCTTACCTCAGAAGTTACCTACACTGTTGGCGCAGAAAGTACCGAAACCCTAAGTGCTTACACTACTACTATTGTCTCTGGCGGTACCAGTGAAACTGTTGTAGTTTCTGAATACGTCACTGTTGACTCGGAAGGAAGTGTTTATACTACTTGTACTACATATGAAGTTGGCGCCTCAGGTAGTGGTTCAAGTTACACCACTACTGTCACTGCTGGTGTTAGTACCGAAGTTGTTGTTATCTGCACATGTACTTTAACAAAATCCAATGGTGAAACCGTCAGCACTTTAACCACTTTCCCTGCTACTTCCACTCCAACTGACATGTCTGGGGAATCCTATACTACTACTCTAGTTCACGGCGGTACTGTTACTGAATATGTTATGTGTGACTATGAATCCACTAACTCAGCTGGTGCTGTCGTTACATCTCACAGTACAGTTTCTACTATCGCAGCTGGTAATGATTACACCACCACAGTTGTAAGCAATGGAGTTACCTCCACTGTCACTGTATGTGAATGCACTTTCACCAACGCTCAAGGAGCTACCTATGTTTCACACAGTACTCGTAGTGCTACCGAAACTCAACCACTCGCCACCGAAGCAGCTGAAGCCAAATCCTCTTCTCAAGGTACTACGACGGTAACTGCTGTCCAGTCGGTTGCTGATACTACTACCAAGATTGAAACATTAACTGCTTCCTCCAAGGCAGTTAGCGAAGCAGTAACTACTGCAGCTCAGGTGTCAGCTTATGAAGGTAAAGCAGCAAACTTAAAGCTGGGCGGTCTATTCATCGCTTTAGCTTCtactttctttctttttgtttga